Proteins from a single region of Manis javanica isolate MJ-LG chromosome 5, MJ_LKY, whole genome shotgun sequence:
- the ZNF512B gene encoding zinc finger protein 512B isoform X2, with amino-acid sequence MCAARRAACAARTPRPAPRPGPARPPPGRRPAGAAGLSTCSAEMTDPFCVGGGRRIPGSSKSGSGKDSSRNEVRLPVLHDPPKPGMPVVRGGQTVPSQAPLCFDPGSPASDRTEGKKKGRPKAENQALRDIPLSLMNQWKDEFKAHSRVKCPNSGCWLEFPSIYGLKYHYQRCQGGAISERLTYPCPFCEAAFTSKTQLEKHRIWNHMDRPLPAPKPGPVSRPVTISRPVGVSKPIGVSKPVTIGKPVGVSKPIGISRPVTVTRPVPVTKPVPVTKPVTVTKPVSVTKPVTITRPVTVTRPVPVNKPVTVTRPVPVNKPVPVTKSLPVTRPVPVTKPVTVNKPVPVSKPVPVAKPVTISRPMPMTKLMPVTKPVTVSRPTTISRHTPPCTAVLLTPPENKARATGRGSSKKRTADGLDAGPVPSKQARPESGGHNLAFSLSTDPGSSSLSLGSRPLGGKEAPRTTGSTSPPEEGAERTKHRRKQKTPKKFTGEQPSISGTFGLKGLAKAEDKSRIHRSKKQEGPGPEDMRKKVPAPTSTVTKEVPAPVAHLSPGVPEEQWQRVIHERGEAVCPTCSVVTRKTLVGLKKHMEVCQKLQDALKCQHCRKQFKSKAGLNYHTMAEHSAKPSDEASEGSEQEERERLRKVLKQMGRLRCPQEGCGAAFSSLMGYQYHQRRCGKPPCEVDSPSFPCTHCGKTYRSKAGHDYHVRSEHAAPPPEEPEDKPSEAEDLPGIERTPSGRIRRTSAQVAVFHLQEIAEDELARDWTKRRMKDDLVPETARLNYTRPGLPTLNPQLLEAWKNEVKEKGHVNCPNDCCEAIYSSVSGLKAHLASCSKGDHLVGKYRCLLCPKEFGSESGVKYHILKTHAENWFRTSADPPPKHRIQASLVPKKEEKKSLSGGKKRGRKPKERPPEEPMLKMPPRRDDWPPGGRDKGARGSASRKAQGSGFPGNPWFWADEGT; translated from the exons ATGTGCGCAGCGCGGCGCGCAGCCTGCGCCGCCCGGaccccgcgccccgcgccccggcccggcccggcccggcccccgcCCGGCCGCCGTCCCGCGGGCGCCGCAG GTCTGTCCACTTGTTCTGCGGAGATGACTGATCCTTTCTGTGTCGGAGGAGGCCGCCGGATCCCAGGGTCCAGCAAGAGTGGATCTGGGAAGGATAGCAGCCGGAACGAGGTCCGGCTTCCTGTGCTACATGACCCACCAAAGCCGG GGATGCCGGTGGTCCGGGGTGGGCAGACGGTGCCTAGCCAGGCCCCCCTCTGCTTTGACCCTGGAAGTCCAGCCAGCGACAggacagaagggaagaaaaagggacGTCCAAAAGCTGAGAACCAGGCCCTCCGAGACATTCcc CTCTCCCTGATGAACCAGTGGAAAGATGAATTCAAGGCTCACTCGAGGGTGAAGTGTCCAAACTCGGGGTGCTGGCTGGAGTTCCCTAGCATCTACGGGCTCAAGTACCATTACCAGCGGTGCCAAGGG GGTGCCATCTCAGAAAGGCTGACCTACCCCTGCCCCTTCTGTGAGGCTGCGTTCACCTCTAAGACGCAGCTAGAGAAACACCGGATTTGGAACCACATGGACCgacccctgcctgcccccaaGCCTGGGCCGGTCAGCCGGCCGGTCACCATCAGCAGGCCTGTTGGAGTCAGCAAGCCCATTGGAGTGAGCAAACCTGTCACTATCGGCAAACCCGTGGGTGTCAGCAAACCCATTGGCATCAGCAGGCCTGTGACAGTCACCAGGCCTGTGCCAGTCACCAAGCCTGTGCCAGTCACCAAGCCTGTCACCGTTACCAAGCCTGTCTCGGTTACCAAGCCTGTCACTATCACCAGGCCTGTCACAGTCACCAGGCCTGTCCCGGTCAACAAGCCTGTCACCGTCACCAGGCCTGTGCCGGTCAACAAGCCAGTGCCAGTTACCAAGTCTCTGCCAGTCACCAGACCTGTTCCCGTCACCAAGCCAGTGACAGTCAACAAACCAGTGCCAGTTAGCAAGCCTGTGCCGGTTGCTAAGCCAGTGACCATCAGCAGACCAATGCCGATGACAAAGCTCATGCCTGTCACGAAGCCAGTGACGGTGAGCAGGCCCACCACCATCAGCAGACACACGCCTCCCTGCACAGCGGTGCTGCTCACCCCGCCTGAGAACAAAGCTCGTGCCACCGGGAGGGGCAGCAGCAAGAAAAG GACTGCAGACGGCTTGGATGCTGGCCCTGTCCCATCTAAGCAGGCCAGGCCAGAGAGTGGGGGCCACAACTTGGCCTTTTCGCTGAGCACAGACCCTGGCAgcagctccctctctctgggcagCAGGCCCCTGGGGGGCAAGGAGGCGCCGAGGACCACAGGCTCCACATCCCCACCTGAGGAGGGCGCAGAGCGCACAAAGCATA gaaggaaacagaaaacaccCAAGAAGTTTACGGGGGAGCAGCCGTCCATCTCAGGGACCTTTGGACTCAAAG GCCTGGCCAAAGCGGAGGACAAATCCCGCATCCACCGCTCCAAGAAGCAGGAGGGGCCAGGCCCCGAGGACATGCGGAAGAAGGTGCCGGCCCCCACCAGCACTGTCACCAAGGAGGTGCCGGCCCCTGTGGCCCACCTGTCTCCAG GTGTCCCCGAGGAGCAGTGGCAGCGGGTCATCCATGAACGGGGGGAGGCTGTCTGCCCCACCTGCAGTGTGGTCACCCGGAAGACCCTTGTGGGGCTCAAGAAGCACATGGAGGTTTGTCAGAAG CTGCAGGACGCGCTCAAATGCCAGCACTGCCGGAAACAGTTCAAGTCCAAGGCTGGCCTCAACTACCATACCATGGCCGAGCACAGTGCCAAG CCCTCTGATGAGGCCTCGGAGGGGAGTGAGCAGGAGGAGCGGGAGCGGCTGCGCAAGGTGCTGAAGCAGATGGGGAGGCTGCGCTGTCCCCAGGAG GGGTGCGGGGCTGCCTTCTCCAGCCTCATGGGCTACCAGTACCACCAGCGACGCTGTGGGAAGCCGCCCTGCGAGGTGGACAGCCCCTCCTTCCCCTGCACCCACTGCGGCAAGACCTACCGCTCCAAAGCCGGCCATGACTACCACGTGCGATCGGAGCATGCAGCTCCG CCCCCTGAAGAGCCCGAGGACAAGCCCTCGGAGGCTGAGGATCTGCCGGGCATCGAGCGGACCCCTAGCGGCCGCATCCGCCGCACATCggcccaggtggctgtgttcCACCTGCAGGAGATTGCAGAAGATGAGCTGGCCCGGGACTGGACCAAGCGGCGGATGAAGGATGACTTGGTGCCCGAGACCGCACGG CTCAACTACACCCGGCCAGGTCTTCCCACACTCAACCCCCAGCTTCTGGAGGCCTGGAAGAATGAAGTCAAGGAGAAAGGCCACGTCAACTGCCCCAATGAT TGCTGTGAAGCCATCTACTCCAGTGTGTCAGGCCTCAAGGCCCATCTTGCCAGCTGCAGTAAG GGAGACCACCTGGTGGGGAAGTACCGCTGCCTGCTGTGTCCGAAAGAGTTTGGCTCCGAAAGCGGCGTCAAGTACCACATCCTCAAGACCCATGCAGAG AACTGGTTCCGTACCTCGGCAGACCCACCTCCCAAACACAGGATCCAGGCTTCACTGGTGCCcaagaaggaggagaagaaaagtCTGTCAGGTGGGAAGAAGCGTGGCCGCAAGCCCAAGGAGAGGCCTCCTGAGGAGCCCATGCTCAAGATGCCCCCACGCCGGGACGACTGGCCCCCAGGAGGCAGAGACAAGGGGGCCCGGGGCTCCGCCAGCCGGAAG GCCCAAGGCTCGGGGTTCCCTGGTAACCCATGGTTCTGGGCTGATGAGGGCACCTGA
- the ZNF512B gene encoding zinc finger protein 512B isoform X10, whose amino-acid sequence MEVLSPLDVRITGPGWKEGVCLLGQPWPEAPPAPNSPRLSTCSAEMTDPFCVGGGRRIPGSSKSGSGKDSSRNEVRLPVLHDPPKPGMPVVRGGQTVPSQAPLCFDPGSPASDRTEGKKKGRPKAENQALRDIPGAISERLTYPCPFCEAAFTSKTQLEKHRIWNHMDRPLPAPKPGPVSRPVTISRPVGVSKPIGVSKPVTIGKPVGVSKPIGISRPVTVTRPVPVTKPVPVTKPVTVTKPVSVTKPVTITRPVTVTRPVPVNKPVTVTRPVPVNKPVPVTKSLPVTRPVPVTKPVTVNKPVPVSKPVPVAKPVTISRPMPMTKLMPVTKPVTVSRPTTISRHTPPCTAVLLTPPENKARATGRGSSKKRTADGLDAGPVPSKQARPESGGHNLAFSLSTDPGSSSLSLGSRPLGGKEAPRTTGSTSPPEEGAERTKHRRKQKTPKKFTGEQPSISGTFGLKGLAKAEDKSRIHRSKKQEGPGPEDMRKKVPAPTSTVTKEVPAPVAHLSPGVPEEQWQRVIHERGEAVCPTCSVVTRKTLVGLKKHMEVCQKLQDALKCQHCRKQFKSKAGLNYHTMAEHSAKPSDEASEGSEQEERERLRKVLKQMGRLRCPQEGCGAAFSSLMGYQYHQRRCGKPPCEVDSPSFPCTHCGKTYRSKAGHDYHVRSEHAAPPPEEPEDKPSEAEDLPGIERTPSGRIRRTSAQVAVFHLQEIAEDELARDWTKRRMKDDLVPETARLNYTRPGLPTLNPQLLEAWKNEVKEKGHVNCPNDCCEAIYSSVSGLKAHLASCSKGDHLVGKYRCLLCPKEFGSESGVKYHILKTHAENWFRTSADPPPKHRIQASLVPKKEEKKSLSGGKKRGRKPKERPPEEPMLKMPPRRDDWPPGGRDKGARGSASRKVGASRAAEK is encoded by the exons ATGGAAGTCCTTTCTCCTCTCGATGTGCGAATCACCGGCCCTGGATGGAAGGAGGGTGTCTGCCTTCTAGGTCAGCCCTGGCCTGAGGCCCCCCCAGCTCCGAATTCTCCAC GTCTGTCCACTTGTTCTGCGGAGATGACTGATCCTTTCTGTGTCGGAGGAGGCCGCCGGATCCCAGGGTCCAGCAAGAGTGGATCTGGGAAGGATAGCAGCCGGAACGAGGTCCGGCTTCCTGTGCTACATGACCCACCAAAGCCGG GGATGCCGGTGGTCCGGGGTGGGCAGACGGTGCCTAGCCAGGCCCCCCTCTGCTTTGACCCTGGAAGTCCAGCCAGCGACAggacagaagggaagaaaaagggacGTCCAAAAGCTGAGAACCAGGCCCTCCGAGACATTCcc GGTGCCATCTCAGAAAGGCTGACCTACCCCTGCCCCTTCTGTGAGGCTGCGTTCACCTCTAAGACGCAGCTAGAGAAACACCGGATTTGGAACCACATGGACCgacccctgcctgcccccaaGCCTGGGCCGGTCAGCCGGCCGGTCACCATCAGCAGGCCTGTTGGAGTCAGCAAGCCCATTGGAGTGAGCAAACCTGTCACTATCGGCAAACCCGTGGGTGTCAGCAAACCCATTGGCATCAGCAGGCCTGTGACAGTCACCAGGCCTGTGCCAGTCACCAAGCCTGTGCCAGTCACCAAGCCTGTCACCGTTACCAAGCCTGTCTCGGTTACCAAGCCTGTCACTATCACCAGGCCTGTCACAGTCACCAGGCCTGTCCCGGTCAACAAGCCTGTCACCGTCACCAGGCCTGTGCCGGTCAACAAGCCAGTGCCAGTTACCAAGTCTCTGCCAGTCACCAGACCTGTTCCCGTCACCAAGCCAGTGACAGTCAACAAACCAGTGCCAGTTAGCAAGCCTGTGCCGGTTGCTAAGCCAGTGACCATCAGCAGACCAATGCCGATGACAAAGCTCATGCCTGTCACGAAGCCAGTGACGGTGAGCAGGCCCACCACCATCAGCAGACACACGCCTCCCTGCACAGCGGTGCTGCTCACCCCGCCTGAGAACAAAGCTCGTGCCACCGGGAGGGGCAGCAGCAAGAAAAG GACTGCAGACGGCTTGGATGCTGGCCCTGTCCCATCTAAGCAGGCCAGGCCAGAGAGTGGGGGCCACAACTTGGCCTTTTCGCTGAGCACAGACCCTGGCAgcagctccctctctctgggcagCAGGCCCCTGGGGGGCAAGGAGGCGCCGAGGACCACAGGCTCCACATCCCCACCTGAGGAGGGCGCAGAGCGCACAAAGCATA gaaggaaacagaaaacaccCAAGAAGTTTACGGGGGAGCAGCCGTCCATCTCAGGGACCTTTGGACTCAAAG GCCTGGCCAAAGCGGAGGACAAATCCCGCATCCACCGCTCCAAGAAGCAGGAGGGGCCAGGCCCCGAGGACATGCGGAAGAAGGTGCCGGCCCCCACCAGCACTGTCACCAAGGAGGTGCCGGCCCCTGTGGCCCACCTGTCTCCAG GTGTCCCCGAGGAGCAGTGGCAGCGGGTCATCCATGAACGGGGGGAGGCTGTCTGCCCCACCTGCAGTGTGGTCACCCGGAAGACCCTTGTGGGGCTCAAGAAGCACATGGAGGTTTGTCAGAAG CTGCAGGACGCGCTCAAATGCCAGCACTGCCGGAAACAGTTCAAGTCCAAGGCTGGCCTCAACTACCATACCATGGCCGAGCACAGTGCCAAG CCCTCTGATGAGGCCTCGGAGGGGAGTGAGCAGGAGGAGCGGGAGCGGCTGCGCAAGGTGCTGAAGCAGATGGGGAGGCTGCGCTGTCCCCAGGAG GGGTGCGGGGCTGCCTTCTCCAGCCTCATGGGCTACCAGTACCACCAGCGACGCTGTGGGAAGCCGCCCTGCGAGGTGGACAGCCCCTCCTTCCCCTGCACCCACTGCGGCAAGACCTACCGCTCCAAAGCCGGCCATGACTACCACGTGCGATCGGAGCATGCAGCTCCG CCCCCTGAAGAGCCCGAGGACAAGCCCTCGGAGGCTGAGGATCTGCCGGGCATCGAGCGGACCCCTAGCGGCCGCATCCGCCGCACATCggcccaggtggctgtgttcCACCTGCAGGAGATTGCAGAAGATGAGCTGGCCCGGGACTGGACCAAGCGGCGGATGAAGGATGACTTGGTGCCCGAGACCGCACGG CTCAACTACACCCGGCCAGGTCTTCCCACACTCAACCCCCAGCTTCTGGAGGCCTGGAAGAATGAAGTCAAGGAGAAAGGCCACGTCAACTGCCCCAATGAT TGCTGTGAAGCCATCTACTCCAGTGTGTCAGGCCTCAAGGCCCATCTTGCCAGCTGCAGTAAG GGAGACCACCTGGTGGGGAAGTACCGCTGCCTGCTGTGTCCGAAAGAGTTTGGCTCCGAAAGCGGCGTCAAGTACCACATCCTCAAGACCCATGCAGAG AACTGGTTCCGTACCTCGGCAGACCCACCTCCCAAACACAGGATCCAGGCTTCACTGGTGCCcaagaaggaggagaagaaaagtCTGTCAGGTGGGAAGAAGCGTGGCCGCAAGCCCAAGGAGAGGCCTCCTGAGGAGCCCATGCTCAAGATGCCCCCACGCCGGGACGACTGGCCCCCAGGAGGCAGAGACAAGGGGGCCCGGGGCTCCGCCAGCCGGAAGGTGGGAGCCAGCAGGGCAGCTGAGAAGTGA
- the ZNF512B gene encoding zinc finger protein 512B isoform X4: MEVLSPLDVRITGPGWKEGVCLLGQPWPEAPPAPNSPRLSTCSAEMTDPFCVGGGRRIPGSSKSGSGKDSSRNEVRLPVLHDPPKPGMPVVRGGQTVPSQAPLCFDPGSPASDRTEGKKKGRPKAENQALRDIPLSLMNQWKDEFKAHSRVKCPNSGCWLEFPSIYGLKYHYQRCQGGAISERLTYPCPFCEAAFTSKTQLEKHRIWNHMDRPLPAPKPGPVSRPVTISRPVGVSKPIGVSKPVTIGKPVGVSKPIGISRPVTVTRPVPVTKPVPVTKPVTVTKPVSVTKPVTITRPVTVTRPVPVNKPVTVTRPVPVNKPVPVTKSLPVTRPVPVTKPVTVNKPVPVSKPVPVAKPVTISRPMPMTKLMPVTKPVTVSRPTTISRHTPPCTAVLLTPPENKARATGRGSSKKRTADGLDAGPVPSKQARPESGGHNLAFSLSTDPGSSSLSLGSRPLGGKEAPRTTGSTSPPEEGAERTKHRRKQKTPKKFTGEQPSISGTFGLKGLAKAEDKSRIHRSKKQEGPGPEDMRKKVPAPTSTVTKEVPAPVAHLSPGVPEEQWQRVIHERGEAVCPTCSVVTRKTLVGLKKHMEVCQKLQDALKCQHCRKQFKSKAGLNYHTMAEHSAKPSDEASEGSEQEERERLRKVLKQMGRLRCPQEGCGAAFSSLMGYQYHQRRCGKPPCEVDSPSFPCTHCGKTYRSKAGHDYHVRSEHAAPPPEEPEDKPSEAEDLPGIERTPSGRIRRTSAQVAVFHLQEIAEDELARDWTKRRMKDDLVPETARLNYTRPGLPTLNPQLLEAWKNEVKEKGHVNCPNDCCEAIYSSVSGLKAHLASCSKGDHLVGKYRCLLCPKEFGSESGVKYHILKTHAENWFRTSADPPPKHRIQASLVPKKEEKKSLSGGKKRGRKPKERPPEEPMLKMPPRRDDWPPGGRDKGARGSASRKVGASRAAEK; encoded by the exons ATGGAAGTCCTTTCTCCTCTCGATGTGCGAATCACCGGCCCTGGATGGAAGGAGGGTGTCTGCCTTCTAGGTCAGCCCTGGCCTGAGGCCCCCCCAGCTCCGAATTCTCCAC GTCTGTCCACTTGTTCTGCGGAGATGACTGATCCTTTCTGTGTCGGAGGAGGCCGCCGGATCCCAGGGTCCAGCAAGAGTGGATCTGGGAAGGATAGCAGCCGGAACGAGGTCCGGCTTCCTGTGCTACATGACCCACCAAAGCCGG GGATGCCGGTGGTCCGGGGTGGGCAGACGGTGCCTAGCCAGGCCCCCCTCTGCTTTGACCCTGGAAGTCCAGCCAGCGACAggacagaagggaagaaaaagggacGTCCAAAAGCTGAGAACCAGGCCCTCCGAGACATTCcc CTCTCCCTGATGAACCAGTGGAAAGATGAATTCAAGGCTCACTCGAGGGTGAAGTGTCCAAACTCGGGGTGCTGGCTGGAGTTCCCTAGCATCTACGGGCTCAAGTACCATTACCAGCGGTGCCAAGGG GGTGCCATCTCAGAAAGGCTGACCTACCCCTGCCCCTTCTGTGAGGCTGCGTTCACCTCTAAGACGCAGCTAGAGAAACACCGGATTTGGAACCACATGGACCgacccctgcctgcccccaaGCCTGGGCCGGTCAGCCGGCCGGTCACCATCAGCAGGCCTGTTGGAGTCAGCAAGCCCATTGGAGTGAGCAAACCTGTCACTATCGGCAAACCCGTGGGTGTCAGCAAACCCATTGGCATCAGCAGGCCTGTGACAGTCACCAGGCCTGTGCCAGTCACCAAGCCTGTGCCAGTCACCAAGCCTGTCACCGTTACCAAGCCTGTCTCGGTTACCAAGCCTGTCACTATCACCAGGCCTGTCACAGTCACCAGGCCTGTCCCGGTCAACAAGCCTGTCACCGTCACCAGGCCTGTGCCGGTCAACAAGCCAGTGCCAGTTACCAAGTCTCTGCCAGTCACCAGACCTGTTCCCGTCACCAAGCCAGTGACAGTCAACAAACCAGTGCCAGTTAGCAAGCCTGTGCCGGTTGCTAAGCCAGTGACCATCAGCAGACCAATGCCGATGACAAAGCTCATGCCTGTCACGAAGCCAGTGACGGTGAGCAGGCCCACCACCATCAGCAGACACACGCCTCCCTGCACAGCGGTGCTGCTCACCCCGCCTGAGAACAAAGCTCGTGCCACCGGGAGGGGCAGCAGCAAGAAAAG GACTGCAGACGGCTTGGATGCTGGCCCTGTCCCATCTAAGCAGGCCAGGCCAGAGAGTGGGGGCCACAACTTGGCCTTTTCGCTGAGCACAGACCCTGGCAgcagctccctctctctgggcagCAGGCCCCTGGGGGGCAAGGAGGCGCCGAGGACCACAGGCTCCACATCCCCACCTGAGGAGGGCGCAGAGCGCACAAAGCATA gaaggaaacagaaaacaccCAAGAAGTTTACGGGGGAGCAGCCGTCCATCTCAGGGACCTTTGGACTCAAAG GCCTGGCCAAAGCGGAGGACAAATCCCGCATCCACCGCTCCAAGAAGCAGGAGGGGCCAGGCCCCGAGGACATGCGGAAGAAGGTGCCGGCCCCCACCAGCACTGTCACCAAGGAGGTGCCGGCCCCTGTGGCCCACCTGTCTCCAG GTGTCCCCGAGGAGCAGTGGCAGCGGGTCATCCATGAACGGGGGGAGGCTGTCTGCCCCACCTGCAGTGTGGTCACCCGGAAGACCCTTGTGGGGCTCAAGAAGCACATGGAGGTTTGTCAGAAG CTGCAGGACGCGCTCAAATGCCAGCACTGCCGGAAACAGTTCAAGTCCAAGGCTGGCCTCAACTACCATACCATGGCCGAGCACAGTGCCAAG CCCTCTGATGAGGCCTCGGAGGGGAGTGAGCAGGAGGAGCGGGAGCGGCTGCGCAAGGTGCTGAAGCAGATGGGGAGGCTGCGCTGTCCCCAGGAG GGGTGCGGGGCTGCCTTCTCCAGCCTCATGGGCTACCAGTACCACCAGCGACGCTGTGGGAAGCCGCCCTGCGAGGTGGACAGCCCCTCCTTCCCCTGCACCCACTGCGGCAAGACCTACCGCTCCAAAGCCGGCCATGACTACCACGTGCGATCGGAGCATGCAGCTCCG CCCCCTGAAGAGCCCGAGGACAAGCCCTCGGAGGCTGAGGATCTGCCGGGCATCGAGCGGACCCCTAGCGGCCGCATCCGCCGCACATCggcccaggtggctgtgttcCACCTGCAGGAGATTGCAGAAGATGAGCTGGCCCGGGACTGGACCAAGCGGCGGATGAAGGATGACTTGGTGCCCGAGACCGCACGG CTCAACTACACCCGGCCAGGTCTTCCCACACTCAACCCCCAGCTTCTGGAGGCCTGGAAGAATGAAGTCAAGGAGAAAGGCCACGTCAACTGCCCCAATGAT TGCTGTGAAGCCATCTACTCCAGTGTGTCAGGCCTCAAGGCCCATCTTGCCAGCTGCAGTAAG GGAGACCACCTGGTGGGGAAGTACCGCTGCCTGCTGTGTCCGAAAGAGTTTGGCTCCGAAAGCGGCGTCAAGTACCACATCCTCAAGACCCATGCAGAG AACTGGTTCCGTACCTCGGCAGACCCACCTCCCAAACACAGGATCCAGGCTTCACTGGTGCCcaagaaggaggagaagaaaagtCTGTCAGGTGGGAAGAAGCGTGGCCGCAAGCCCAAGGAGAGGCCTCCTGAGGAGCCCATGCTCAAGATGCCCCCACGCCGGGACGACTGGCCCCCAGGAGGCAGAGACAAGGGGGCCCGGGGCTCCGCCAGCCGGAAGGTGGGAGCCAGCAGGGCAGCTGAGAAGTGA